From Cucumis melo cultivar AY chromosome 1, USDA_Cmelo_AY_1.0, whole genome shotgun sequence, a single genomic window includes:
- the LOC103495666 gene encoding uncharacterized protein LOC103495666, translating to MATVETVSPNAVLLEDTTIVKETNAKEEVEEQSSPNITSKEKVEEKEESVKVEVVDERSSDDYSEAVVSNEKVEATADQEEEEEEEEDEVVILTDDDEVEEYLESKEAAGVAKEENDKPDEPSVVAEAKALVSEEAEEKDEKKEAREEKKE from the exons ATGGCCACCGTTGAG ACCGTATCTCCGAATGCCGTTCTCTTAGAAGATACGACGATTGTTAAAGAGACGAACgcaaaagaagaagttgaggAACAATCGTCACCAAACATCACATCAAAAGAGAAGGTagaggaaaaagaagagagTGTTAAAGTTGAAGTTGTTGATGAAAGATCGTCAGATGATTATTCAGAAGCCgttgtttcaaatgaaaaagtTGAAGCAACGGCTGAtcaagaggaggaggaggaggaggaagaagatgagGTTGTTATCCTAACAGATGATGACGAGGTCGAGGAATATTTAGAATCTAAAGAAGCTGCAGGAGTAGCCAAGGAAGAAAACGACAAACCCGACGAGCCATCAGTCGTAGCGGAAGCCAAAGCTTTAGTATCAGAGGAGGCAGAGGAAAAAGATGAGAAGAAAGAAGCAcgagaggagaagaaagagtAA
- the LOC103495664 gene encoding fasciclin-like arabinogalactan protein 7, giving the protein MGFSMIFTVCSALLLLSSSSANAQTASPPSFSPTPAPAPAPDFVNLTDLLTVAGPFHTFLSYLQSTKVIDTFQNQANNTEEGVTIFVPKDSAFSAQKKPSLSNLTADQLKSLILFHGLPHYYSLAEFRNLSLQNPIPTFAGGQFSLNFTDVSGTIHIGSGWTNTKVSSSVHSSDPVAVYQVDKLLLPEAIFGTDIPPTPAPAPAPDIAPAADAPSDVIDGRAAPSSEPKPSSSHRIINWGILIHIVLGISGGFLF; this is encoded by the coding sequence ATGGGATTTTCCATGATTTTCACTGTTTGTAGTGCATTGTTGCTTCTGAGCTCTTCATCTGCCAATGCCCAAACAGCCAGCCCCCCCTCATTTAGCCCGACCCCGGCACCAGCGCCAGCCCCAGATTTTGTAAACCTCACAGATCTGCTCACTGTAGCTGGTCCATTTCACACCTTCCTCAGTTACCTCCAGTCCACCAAAGTCATCGACACCTTCCAAAACCAAGCCAATAACACAGAGGAAGGAGTGACTATTTTTGTCCCAAAAGACAGCGCTTTCTCCGCGCAAAAGAAACCGTCTCTCTCAAATCTCACCGCAGATCAACTCAAGTCTCTCATCCTATTTCATGGCTTGCCACATTACTATTCCCTTGCCGAATTCCGGAACCTCAGCCTTCAGAATCCGATCCCAACGTTCGCCGGTGGGCAATTCAGCTTGAACTTCACAGACGTTTCTGGGACTATCCATATTGGGTCTGGCTGGACTAACACAAAAGTTAGTAGCAGTGTGCATTCAAGTGATCCTGTTGCTGTTTACCAAGTAGACAAACTTCTTCTGCCTGAGGCAATCTTCGGAACTGATATCCCACCAACCCCGGCCCCAGCACCCGCGCCTGATATCGCTCCTGCTGCTGATGCTCCTTCGGATGTTATTGATGGGAGGGCTGCTCCATCTTCAGAACCAAAGCCTTCATCTTCCCATAGGATCATCAATTGGGGAATTTTGATTCACATTGTTTTGGGTATCTCTGGTGGATTTTTGTTTTGA
- the LOC103495665 gene encoding rho GDP-dissociation inhibitor 1-like, giving the protein MSLAVGAASNSKNMGFDENREEGDALDNHGNENEATEKISRQMSETSLYGTEDETDDEGSKIELGPQRTLKEELEKDKDDESLRRWKEQLLGTVDLENAGETLEPEVKILSLSIVSPERPDLVLPIPEDGNPKGLWFTLKEGSRYSLKFSFQVTNNIVAGLKYTNTVWKTGVKVDSSKEMLGTFSPQLETYTHVMPEDTTPSGMFARGSYSARSKFLDDDNKCYLEINYTFDIRKDWAAT; this is encoded by the exons ATGTCTTTGGCTGTTGGGGCTGCCTCAAATTCCAAGAACATGGGGTTTGATGAGAATCGTGAAGAGGGGGATGCATTGGATAACCATGGGAATGAGAATGAAGCTACTGAGAAGATTTCAAGGCAAATGAGTGAAACTTCTCTTTATGGAACTGAGGATGAGACTGATGATGAAGGAAGTAAAATTGAGTTGGGGCCTCAACGCACATTGAAAGAAGAGCTTGAAAAAGATAAG GATGATGAGAGTCTGAGGAGGTGGAAGGAGCAGCTTCTTGGAACTGTGGATTTAGAAAATGCTGGAg AAACTCTTGAGCCAGAGGTGAAGATTCTTAGTCTTTCAATAGTGTCTCCAGAAAGACCAGATTTAGTTCTTCCCATTCCCGAGGACGGGAATCCGAAAGGATTGTGGTTTACCCTAAAAGAAGGCAGCCGTTACAGCCTGAAATTCTCCTTCCAAGTGACTAATAACATTGTTGCTGGCCTCAAGTACACCAACACTGTTTGGAAAACTGGTGTCAAAG TTGATAGCTCCAAAGAGATGCTTGGAACTTTCAGTCCCCAGCTAGAGACCTACACTCATGTAATGCCAGAGGATACCACACCCTCCGGCATGTTTGCCCGTGGATCATATTCAGCAAGATCTAAG TTTCTTGATGATGATAACAAGTGCTACTTGGAAATTAACTACACATTTGACATCAGAAAGGACTGGGCAGCAACATAA